In one window of Helianthus annuus cultivar XRQ/B chromosome 17, HanXRQr2.0-SUNRISE, whole genome shotgun sequence DNA:
- the LOC110923845 gene encoding uncharacterized protein LOC110923845: MADDLPPLWFPPMSSDDSSDSSILFFQNLIEEAELQDTGTSNRRRYIERQREEGHETLMADYFVEDPKYNEDIFRHRFRMSKRLFLQIVSDVEENDPWFVEAPDARGRKGFTPLQKVTSAIKQLATGNTPDENDEYLHMAERTSRECLEYFCDTVCKIYGPEFLRRPTSHDMALLYQAHEEKHHLPEYRGQYMRGDHRYPTIMLEAVASQDLWFWHAFAGPPGSQNDINVLQ, from the exons ATGGCGGATGACCTCCCCCCGTTATGGTTCCCACCCATGAGTAGCGACGATTCATCCGATAGTAGCattcttttttttcaaaatctcatcgaaGAAGCCGAACTTCAAGATACCGGCACATCTAACCGAAGGAGATATATTGAACGTCAACGTGAGGAGGggcatgagacactcatggcgGATTATTTTGTCGAAGACCCGAAGTACAACGAAGATATCTTTCGGCATAGGTTCCGTATGTCGAAACGTTTGTTTCTACAAATTGTGTCCGATGTGGAAGAGAACGACCCGTGGTTTGTAGAGGCCCCCGATGCGCGAGGTAGGAAGGGCTTTACGCCCTTGCAAAAGGTGACATCGGCTATTAAACAGCTCGCAACTGGAAACACTCCAGACGAGAACGACGAGTACTTGCATATGGCCGAAAGAACTTCCCGCGAGTGCCTAGAATATTTTTGTGACACGGTTTGCAAAATATATGGTCCAGAGTTCTTACGTAGACCGACAAGCCACGACATGGCACTTTTATACCAAGCTCATGAGGAAAAACATCACCTTCCAG AGTATCGAGGCCAATACATGCGAGGAGATCATAGATACCCGACTATTATGCTCGAAGCGGTTGCTTCTCAAGACTTATGGTTTTGGCATGCTTTTGCCGGTCCACCGGGTTCTCAAAACGATATCAATGTTCTACAATAA
- the LOC110923846 gene encoding uncharacterized protein LOC110923846, translated as MENLKGCLQTQATVQGSDVWYWKNEQQEFSVKDVKTTLGQQLDLNSAAYVFSWNNWVTGKCTMFVWRAIEEKIASAVALRNRGINSLDTVCKTCGAAEESAAHILLRCNFAERTWELVTNWLKIPMVNVEGSLTDLLVETSEVQRSKGVRKAIYAVIIQTIWILWKTRNEKVFKGRQGKVQTVIEEIKEASYLGVKLRSKHGSLTRQEWWDFNLMAGFVLDVMTVFFNESFSCH; from the exons atggAAAATCTTAAGGGATGTCTACAAACTCAGGCGACAGTTCAAGGTAGCGATGTGTGGTATTGGAAAAACGAGCAGCAGGAATTTAGCGTAAAGGATGTGAAGACAACATTAGGTCAGCAGTTAGATTTAAATTCTGCAGCTTATGTATTTAGCTGGAACAATTGGGTAACCGGAAAATGCACAATGTTTGTGTGGCGTGCGATTGAAGAAAAGATTGCGTCTGCTGTGGCTCTAAGAAACAGGGGAATAAACTCGCTGGACACAGTTTGTAAAACTTGCGGTGCGGCCGAGGAATCTGCAGCTCATATATTACTCAGGTGTAATTTCGCTGAAAGAACTTGGGAATTGGTGACGAATTGGCTGAAAATACCGATGGTAAACGTAGAAGGAAGCTTGACTGATCTACTGGTGGAGACGAGTGAAGTTCAACGAAGCAAAGGCGTGCGGAAAGCGATTTATGCAGTAATAATTCAAACTATATGGATTTTGTGGAAAACTAGAAACGAAAAGGTCTTCAAAGGTAGACAAGGTAAAGTTCAGACGGTCATAGAAGAAATAAAGGAGGCATCTTATCTAGGCGTGAAGCTAAGGTCAAAACACGGCTCACTAACAAGACAGGAATGGTGGGATTTTAAT TTGATGGCTGGGTTTGTTTTGGATGTTATGACTGTGTTTTTTAATGAAAGTTTTAgttgccattaa